One part of the Marichromatium purpuratum 984 genome encodes these proteins:
- the glyA gene encoding serine hydroxymethyltransferase has product MFDTKLQISDYDPALWAAIQDEERRQEEHVELIASENYTSPLVMQAQGGVLTNKYAEGYPGKRYYGGCEHVDVVEQLAIDRAKALFGADYANVQPHSGSQANAAVFQALCQPGDTVLGMSLAHGGHLTHGAKPNFSGKIYNAVQYGLDPATGEIDYAEVERLAQEHKPRMIIGGFSAYSRVVDWQRFRDIADAVGAYLLVDMAHVAGLVAAGVYPSPVGIADVTTTTTHKTLRGPRGGLILAKSNPEIEKKLNSVVFPGTQGGPLMHVIAGKAVAFKEALEPAFKTYQQQVVDNARAMAEVFIARGYDVVSGGTDDHLFLVSFIAQGLTGKDVDAWLGAANITVNKNAVPNDPQSPFVTSGIRVGTPAITTRGFGVAEARDLAGWMCDLIDARGDQAAIEAAKGKVVELCGRFPVYGR; this is encoded by the coding sequence ATGTTCGATACCAAGTTGCAGATCAGTGATTACGACCCAGCGCTCTGGGCTGCGATCCAGGACGAAGAGCGGCGCCAGGAAGAACACGTCGAGCTTATCGCCTCGGAAAACTACACCAGTCCGCTGGTGATGCAGGCGCAGGGCGGGGTGCTGACCAACAAGTACGCCGAAGGCTATCCGGGCAAGCGTTACTACGGTGGCTGCGAGCACGTCGACGTGGTCGAGCAGCTGGCCATCGATCGCGCCAAGGCGCTGTTCGGCGCCGATTACGCCAATGTCCAGCCACACTCCGGCTCGCAGGCCAATGCCGCGGTCTTCCAGGCACTGTGCCAGCCCGGTGACACCGTGCTGGGGATGAGCCTCGCCCACGGCGGTCACCTCACCCACGGCGCCAAGCCCAACTTCTCGGGCAAGATCTACAACGCGGTGCAGTACGGTCTCGATCCGGCCACCGGCGAGATCGACTACGCCGAGGTCGAGCGTCTGGCCCAGGAGCACAAGCCGCGGATGATCATCGGCGGTTTCTCCGCCTATTCGCGCGTGGTCGACTGGCAGCGTTTCCGCGACATCGCCGATGCCGTCGGCGCCTATCTGCTGGTCGACATGGCCCACGTGGCCGGTCTGGTCGCCGCCGGCGTCTATCCCAGCCCGGTCGGCATCGCCGACGTCACCACCACCACCACTCACAAGACCTTGCGCGGCCCGCGTGGTGGTCTGATCCTCGCCAAGTCCAACCCCGAGATCGAGAAGAAGCTCAACTCGGTGGTCTTCCCCGGCACCCAGGGCGGCCCGCTGATGCACGTGATCGCGGGCAAGGCGGTGGCCTTCAAGGAAGCGCTCGAGCCGGCCTTCAAGACCTACCAGCAGCAGGTCGTCGACAATGCTCGCGCCATGGCCGAGGTGTTCATCGCGCGTGGTTACGACGTCGTCTCCGGCGGCACCGACGACCACCTTTTCCTGGTCAGCTTCATCGCCCAGGGGTTGACCGGCAAGGACGTCGACGCCTGGCTCGGTGCGGCCAACATCACCGTCAACAAGAACGCGGTGCCCAACGATCCGCAGTCGCCCTTCGTCACCAGCGGCATCCGTGTCGGCACCCCGGCGATCACCACCCGTGGCTTCGGCGTCGCCGAGGCCCGTGATCTTGCCGGCTGGATGTGCGACCTGATCGACGCGCGTGGCGATCAGGCCGCGATCGAGGCGGCCAAGGGCAAGGTGGTGGAGCTGTGCGGCCGCTTCCCGGTCTACGGCCGTTGA
- the ribH gene encoding 6,7-dimethyl-8-ribityllumazine synthase — MTIHTIEGTMRADGARFCLLVARWNNFVVDSLERGAIDALRRHGVEESDITIVRVPGAFEMPVAAEQIAARGGFDAIVALGAVIRGGTPHFEYVANECVKGLAQVGLSHRLPIAFGVLTVDSIEQAIERAGTKAGNKGAEAALSALEMVSLARQFD, encoded by the coding sequence ATGACCATTCATACCATCGAAGGCACCATGCGTGCCGATGGCGCCCGCTTCTGTCTGCTGGTGGCGCGCTGGAACAACTTCGTCGTCGACAGCCTGGAGCGGGGCGCGATCGACGCGCTGCGTCGTCACGGGGTCGAGGAGTCGGACATCACCATCGTGCGCGTGCCCGGCGCCTTCGAGATGCCGGTGGCCGCCGAGCAGATCGCCGCGCGCGGTGGTTTCGACGCCATCGTTGCCCTCGGCGCGGTAATCCGCGGTGGCACCCCGCACTTCGAGTACGTCGCCAACGAGTGCGTCAAGGGGCTCGCGCAGGTCGGTCTCAGCCACCGGCTGCCGATCGCCTTCGGCGTGCTCACCGTCGACAGCATCGAGCAGGCAATCGAGCGCGCCGGTACCAAGGCCGGCAACAAGGGCGCCGAGGCCGCGCTCTCGGCGCTGGAGATGGTCTCGCTGGCACGGCAGTTCGACTGA
- the ribBA gene encoding bifunctional 3,4-dihydroxy-2-butanone-4-phosphate synthase/GTP cyclohydrolase II: MSHTGLNTTEEIIAELRAGRMVVIMDDEDRENEGDLLLPADCVTPEAINFMAKYGRGLICLTLTQERCEQLRLAPMVNDNQAPHATAFTVSIEAAQGVTTGISAADRATTVRAAVAPEATERDLVQPGHIFPLMAQPGGVLVRAGHTEAGCDLARLAGHTPAAVIVEILNEDGTMARRPDLERFAETHGLKIGTIADLIHYRVRNERAVVRESGCELPTPHATFKLHAYRDSIDHELHLALTLGEIDPERPTLVRVHLQNSLCDLFEADHGACGWPLRDVMRQVGEAGEGVIVVLRNRDRAEDLLARIKDFDFHDRDDEVPPRRQQDGHTLRTFGIGAQILADLGVRKMRVMSAPKSMHAISGFDLEVVEYTGGRQS, from the coding sequence ATGAGCCATACCGGCCTGAACACGACCGAGGAGATCATCGCCGAGCTGCGCGCCGGGCGCATGGTGGTGATCATGGACGACGAGGATCGCGAGAACGAGGGTGATCTGCTGCTTCCGGCCGACTGTGTCACCCCAGAGGCGATCAACTTCATGGCCAAATACGGTCGTGGCCTGATCTGCCTGACGCTCACCCAGGAGCGTTGTGAGCAGCTGCGCCTGGCGCCGATGGTCAATGACAACCAGGCCCCGCACGCGACCGCCTTCACCGTCTCGATCGAGGCCGCGCAAGGTGTCACCACCGGCATCTCTGCGGCCGATCGTGCGACCACGGTGCGCGCCGCGGTCGCCCCCGAGGCGACCGAACGCGATCTGGTGCAGCCGGGGCACATCTTCCCGCTGATGGCCCAGCCCGGCGGGGTGCTGGTGCGCGCCGGTCACACCGAGGCCGGCTGCGATCTCGCCCGGCTTGCCGGTCACACCCCGGCGGCGGTGATCGTCGAGATCCTCAACGAGGACGGCACCATGGCGCGCCGCCCCGATCTCGAGCGCTTCGCCGAGACCCACGGATTGAAGATCGGTACCATCGCCGACCTCATCCACTACCGGGTGCGCAACGAGCGTGCGGTGGTGCGCGAGAGCGGTTGCGAGCTGCCCACGCCCCACGCGACCTTCAAGCTGCACGCCTATCGCGACAGCATCGATCACGAGCTGCACCTGGCGCTGACCCTCGGCGAGATCGATCCGGAGCGCCCGACTCTGGTGCGGGTGCATCTGCAAAATAGTCTCTGCGACCTGTTCGAGGCCGATCACGGCGCCTGCGGCTGGCCGCTGCGCGACGTGATGCGCCAGGTCGGCGAGGCCGGCGAGGGGGTGATCGTGGTGCTGCGCAACCGCGATCGAGCCGAGGATCTGCTGGCGCGGATCAAGGACTTCGATTTCCATGACCGCGACGACGAGGTGCCGCCGCGCCGGCAGCAGGACGGTCATACGCTGCGCACCTTCGGTATCGGCGCGCAGATCCTCGCCGATCTGGGCGTGCGCAAGATGCGCGTGATGAGCGCGCCGAAGTCGATGCATGCCATCTCCGGGTTCGACCTGGAAGTGGTCGAATACACCGGTGGTCGCCAATCCTGA
- the nrdR gene encoding transcriptional regulator NrdR translates to MRCPFCGAHDTKVVDSRLFDEGDQVRRRRKCVVCEERFTTYERAELNLPRIVKRDGTRVPFDPDKLRSGMMRALEKRPVGTAEIEAALSRIRRTLMSCGESEVDSMRLGDLVMDELRGLDQVAYVRFASVYRKFEDVAAFRAEIERLEREPVGATVTADDDDGDTD, encoded by the coding sequence GTGCGCTGTCCATTCTGCGGTGCCCATGACACCAAGGTCGTCGACTCACGACTGTTCGACGAGGGTGATCAGGTGCGCCGGCGGCGCAAGTGTGTGGTGTGCGAGGAGCGCTTCACCACCTACGAGCGTGCCGAACTCAACCTGCCCCGGATCGTCAAGCGCGACGGTACTCGGGTCCCCTTCGATCCCGACAAGCTGCGCTCGGGGATGATGCGGGCGCTGGAGAAGCGCCCGGTCGGTACCGCCGAGATCGAGGCGGCGCTCTCGCGCATCCGTCGCACCCTGATGTCCTGTGGCGAGAGCGAGGTCGACTCGATGCGTCTCGGTGATCTGGTGATGGATGAGCTACGTGGGCTCGATCAGGTCGCCTACGTGCGTTTCGCCTCGGTCTATCGCAAGTTCGAGGACGTGGCCGCCTTCCGCGCCGAGATCGAACGGCTCGAACGCGAGCCGGTCGGCGCGACGGTGACAGCGGATGACGATGATGGCGACACCGACTGA
- a CDS encoding PilZ domain-containing protein: MYANRDDAERRRYERREWTGEARLIPLSGERIERRQHVYHVNGHDIGEGGMCISAGERFAIRSRLLLEMAIEDTLEPLQVTGSVVWVEAEHDAQRWMIGIAFCAPPAYPPRIDRHTTAETHAH, translated from the coding sequence ATGTACGCAAATCGCGATGATGCCGAACGCCGCCGCTACGAGCGCCGCGAATGGACCGGTGAGGCACGGCTGATCCCACTCTCGGGAGAGCGGATCGAGCGACGTCAGCACGTCTATCACGTCAACGGACACGACATCGGCGAGGGAGGGATGTGCATCAGCGCCGGCGAACGCTTCGCCATCCGCTCGCGACTGCTGCTGGAGATGGCGATCGAAGACACGCTCGAGCCGCTGCAGGTGACCGGCTCGGTGGTCTGGGTCGAGGCCGAACACGACGCCCAGCGCTGGATGATCGGCATCGCCTTCTGCGCGCCGCCTGCCTATCCGCCGCGCATCGACCGTCACACCACCGCCGAGACCCACGCCCACTGA
- a CDS encoding cation acetate symporter, which translates to MKRLAPWGVLAALLVPFGLAAAPAMSGAVEKQAINVTAISMFVAFVVGTLGITYWAARRTRSAKDFYTAGGGITGFQNGLAIAGDYMSAASFLGISGLVFASGYDGLIYSIGFLVGWPVIMFLLAEQIRNLGKFTFADVASYRFGQTQIRTMAALSSLVVVAFYLIAQMVGAGKLIQLLFGLEYWMAVVAVGVLMMVYVIFGGMTATTWVQIIKAVLLLSGATFMAFAALSAFGFSPEEMFRQATETHPNGLDIMGPGSLVQDPINAISLGLALMFGTAGLPHILMRFFTVPDAKEARKSVFYATGFIGYFYILTFIIGFASIVLLAQHPEFFKPEALSAEGAVLSERLVSGVEGGTNMVAIRLAEAVGGNLFLGFISAVAFATILAVVAGLTLAGASAISHDLYASVIARGRGNEATEIRISRFATFGLGLIAIALGIAFESQNVAFMVGLAFAIAASANFPVLAASIFWGRMTTRGALAGGLAGLLSAVVLTVLSKAVWGDVLGHTAPGPDGTPVPVGLIGLDNPAIVSIPMAFFFIWLVSLLDNSEQAQRERSAYRAQRIRCETGIGAEGAASH; encoded by the coding sequence ATGAAACGTCTCGCACCCTGGGGCGTACTCGCCGCCCTGCTCGTCCCCTTCGGTCTCGCCGCCGCCCCGGCGATGAGCGGCGCGGTGGAGAAACAGGCGATCAACGTCACCGCCATCAGCATGTTCGTCGCCTTCGTCGTCGGCACCCTCGGCATCACCTACTGGGCGGCGCGACGCACCCGCAGCGCCAAGGACTTCTATACCGCCGGCGGCGGCATCACCGGCTTCCAGAACGGTCTAGCGATCGCCGGCGACTACATGTCGGCGGCCTCCTTCCTCGGCATCTCCGGGCTGGTCTTCGCCTCCGGCTACGACGGCCTGATCTACTCGATCGGCTTCCTCGTCGGCTGGCCGGTGATCATGTTCCTGCTCGCCGAGCAGATCCGTAACCTCGGCAAGTTCACCTTCGCCGACGTCGCCTCCTACCGCTTCGGCCAGACCCAGATCCGCACCATGGCCGCGCTCTCCTCGCTGGTGGTGGTCGCCTTCTATCTGATCGCGCAGATGGTCGGCGCCGGCAAGCTGATCCAGTTGTTGTTCGGTCTCGAGTACTGGATGGCGGTGGTCGCCGTCGGCGTGCTGATGATGGTCTACGTCATCTTCGGCGGCATGACCGCCACCACCTGGGTGCAGATCATCAAGGCGGTGCTGCTGCTCTCCGGCGCCACCTTCATGGCCTTCGCCGCGCTCTCGGCCTTCGGCTTCTCCCCCGAGGAGATGTTCCGCCAGGCCACCGAGACCCACCCCAATGGTCTCGACATCATGGGACCGGGCTCGCTGGTGCAGGATCCGATCAACGCCATCTCGCTGGGGCTGGCGCTGATGTTCGGCACCGCCGGCCTGCCGCACATCCTGATGCGCTTCTTCACCGTCCCGGACGCCAAGGAGGCGCGCAAGTCGGTGTTCTACGCCACCGGCTTCATCGGCTACTTCTACATCCTCACCTTCATCATCGGCTTCGCCTCGATCGTGCTGCTCGCCCAGCACCCCGAGTTCTTCAAACCCGAGGCGTTGAGCGCCGAGGGTGCGGTACTCAGCGAGCGCCTGGTCAGCGGGGTCGAGGGCGGAACCAACATGGTCGCGATCCGACTCGCCGAGGCCGTCGGCGGCAACCTCTTCCTCGGCTTCATCTCGGCGGTGGCCTTCGCCACCATCCTCGCGGTGGTCGCTGGGTTGACCCTGGCCGGTGCCTCGGCCATCTCCCACGACCTTTATGCCAGCGTGATCGCGCGCGGTCGCGGCAATGAGGCCACCGAGATCCGCATCTCGCGCTTCGCTACCTTCGGGCTCGGGCTGATCGCCATCGCGCTCGGCATCGCCTTCGAGAGCCAGAACGTCGCCTTCATGGTCGGCCTGGCCTTCGCGATCGCCGCCAGCGCCAATTTCCCGGTGCTGGCCGCCTCGATCTTCTGGGGACGGATGACCACCCGAGGAGCGCTGGCCGGCGGCCTCGCCGGCCTGCTCAGCGCAGTGGTGCTGACGGTGCTGTCGAAGGCGGTGTGGGGCGATGTGCTCGGTCACACCGCGCCCGGCCCCGACGGCACCCCGGTGCCGGTCGGTCTGATCGGGCTCGACAACCCGGCGATCGTCTCCATCCCGATGGCCTTCTTCTTCATCTGGCTGGTCTCGCTGCTCGACAACTCCGAGCAGGCCCAGCGCGAGCGCAGCGCCTATCGCGCCCAGCGCATCCGCTGCGAGACCGGGATCGGTGCCGAGGGGGCCGCGAGCCACTGA
- the ribD gene encoding bifunctional diaminohydroxyphosphoribosylaminopyrimidine deaminase/5-amino-6-(5-phosphoribosylamino)uracil reductase RibD, which produces MATPTEVTPTDQAWMAHALRLAEQGRYSTAPNPRVGCVIVRDGVLVGEGWHRRAGGPHAERHALAAAGARARGATVYVTLEPCSHHGRTPPCADALVEAGVGRVVCAMVDPNPRVAGRGIARLEAAGIATLVGVQAAAAEALNPGFVQRMRAGRPLVRCKLAASLDGRTAMADGESRWITSEQARADVQRLRAGSGAIITGVETLLADDPSLNVRLAPEALPGLMPGDPVLQPLRVVLDSRWRTPPTARMLGLPGTTLVVGAAPDLERQRALVAVGAETLVCGGADGRVDLAALLAELARREINEALIESGPTLAGAALAAGLVDELVVYLAPHLMGDCARGLVRLPGIEQMADRLALVFVDARRIGPDLRLLLRPSAR; this is translated from the coding sequence ATGGCGACACCGACTGAGGTCACGCCCACGGATCAGGCCTGGATGGCGCACGCGCTGCGTCTGGCCGAGCAGGGCCGCTACAGCACCGCGCCCAACCCGCGCGTCGGCTGTGTGATTGTGCGCGACGGCGTGCTGGTCGGCGAGGGCTGGCACCGGCGCGCCGGTGGTCCGCACGCCGAGCGTCACGCCCTGGCCGCAGCCGGCGCGCGTGCCCGCGGCGCCACCGTCTATGTCACCCTCGAGCCCTGCAGCCATCACGGTCGTACCCCGCCGTGCGCCGATGCGCTGGTCGAGGCGGGTGTCGGTCGGGTGGTCTGCGCCATGGTCGATCCCAACCCCCGGGTTGCGGGGCGCGGTATCGCTCGGCTCGAGGCCGCCGGCATCGCCACCCTGGTCGGGGTGCAGGCCGCCGCCGCCGAGGCGCTCAACCCAGGGTTCGTGCAGCGGATGCGCGCGGGCCGTCCACTGGTGCGCTGCAAGCTCGCCGCGAGCCTCGATGGTCGGACCGCGATGGCCGACGGCGAGAGCCGCTGGATCACCTCCGAGCAGGCGCGCGCCGACGTGCAGCGGCTGCGCGCGGGCAGCGGCGCGATCATCACCGGGGTTGAGACCCTGCTCGCCGACGATCCCAGCCTCAACGTCCGGCTCGCTCCCGAGGCGCTGCCCGGGCTGATGCCGGGCGATCCGGTGCTGCAGCCGCTGCGGGTGGTGCTCGACAGCCGCTGGCGCACGCCGCCGACGGCGCGGATGTTGGGGCTGCCCGGCACCACCCTGGTGGTCGGCGCGGCGCCCGACCTCGAGCGCCAGCGCGCGCTCGTTGCCGTCGGCGCCGAGACCCTGGTCTGCGGCGGTGCCGACGGGCGCGTCGATCTCGCCGCGCTGCTCGCCGAGCTGGCACGACGCGAGATCAACGAGGCGCTGATCGAGAGCGGTCCGACCCTGGCCGGGGCGGCGCTCGCCGCCGGGCTGGTCGACGAGTTGGTGGTCTATCTCGCCCCGCACCTGATGGGTGACTGCGCCCGCGGGCTGGTGCGCCTGCCCGGTATCGAGCAGATGGCCGATCGGCTCGCGCTGGTCTTCGTCGATGCCCGTCGTATCGGTCCCGATCTGCGCCTGTTGCTGCGCCCGTCGGCGCGCTAG
- the thiL gene encoding thiamine-phosphate kinase, translating into MTVEPGAEFALIGAHFAGLGAAREDVLLGVGDDCALLRVPPGQSLAVSLDTLVAGVHFFPDCDPHALGHKTLAVSLSDLAAMGAEPAWATLALTLPASDPAWLAAFAAGLGELARAHGVRLVGGDTTRGPLTITLQLQGLVPPESALRRDGARAGDRIWVSGTLGDAALALAELQAGRDPDAALRARLERPTPRVALGRALRGVASAAIDLSDGLVADLGHVLAASGVGAELQLGALPLGEAVATRADWSLALAGGDDYELCFCAPPGRDGEILALGQRLGCRLTPVGIIRGDGDALRCLLPDGTELNPTRKGYDHFAGA; encoded by the coding sequence GTGACGGTTGAACCCGGCGCGGAGTTCGCGCTGATCGGAGCGCACTTCGCCGGACTCGGCGCGGCACGCGAGGATGTGCTGCTCGGGGTCGGCGACGACTGCGCCCTGTTGCGGGTGCCGCCGGGGCAGTCGTTGGCTGTCAGCCTCGACACCCTGGTCGCCGGCGTTCATTTCTTCCCCGACTGCGATCCCCATGCCCTCGGTCACAAGACCCTGGCGGTGAGTCTCAGCGATCTCGCCGCGATGGGCGCGGAGCCCGCCTGGGCGACCCTGGCGCTGACCCTGCCCGCCTCCGATCCGGCATGGCTCGCGGCCTTCGCCGCCGGTCTCGGTGAGCTGGCCCGCGCCCACGGGGTGCGGCTGGTTGGGGGTGACACCACCCGGGGGCCACTGACCATCACCCTGCAGCTCCAGGGGCTGGTGCCACCCGAGTCGGCGCTGCGTCGTGATGGCGCGCGCGCGGGCGATCGCATCTGGGTCAGCGGTACCCTGGGCGACGCGGCGCTGGCGCTCGCCGAGCTGCAGGCCGGTCGCGATCCCGATGCGGCGCTACGCGCGCGGCTCGAACGCCCGACTCCCAGGGTCGCGCTCGGGCGTGCCCTGCGTGGTGTGGCCAGCGCCGCGATCGATCTCTCCGACGGGCTCGTCGCCGACCTCGGGCATGTGCTCGCCGCTTCCGGCGTCGGCGCCGAGCTGCAGCTCGGCGCGTTGCCGCTCGGTGAGGCGGTGGCCACGCGTGCGGACTGGTCGCTCGCGCTCGCCGGTGGCGACGACTACGAGCTCTGTTTCTGCGCGCCGCCCGGGCGCGACGGTGAGATCCTGGCGCTGGGGCAGCGTCTCGGCTGTCGTCTGACCCCGGTCGGTATCATCCGCGGCGATGGCGACGCGCTGCGTTGCCTGCTGCCCGACGGCACCGAGCTGAACCCCACGAGGAAGGGCTATGACCACTTCGCCGGCGCCTGA
- a CDS encoding DUF485 domain-containing protein has translation MQRESIDAIEANPRYQELVRSRKRFAWVLTLLMLSIYYGFILTIAFAPELLAIPVAEGAIMTIGMPLGVIIILSAFLLTGIYVARANGHFDRLTKEIQEEAR, from the coding sequence ATGCAACGAGAATCGATCGACGCCATCGAGGCGAATCCGCGCTATCAGGAGCTGGTCAGATCACGCAAGCGCTTCGCCTGGGTGCTGACTCTGCTGATGCTGAGCATCTACTACGGCTTCATCCTCACCATCGCCTTCGCCCCTGAACTCCTGGCGATCCCGGTCGCCGAGGGCGCAATCATGACCATCGGCATGCCGCTCGGCGTGATCATCATCCTCAGCGCCTTCCTGCTCACCGGCATCTACGTGGCGCGCGCCAACGGTCACTTCGACCGCCTGACCAAAGAGATCCAGGAGGAGGCACGATGA
- the nusB gene encoding transcription antitermination factor NusB: protein MASPRTQARRYAALALYQWRLTGEDPMAIKRHMLDDPTWLDAVSASLQGIEEDEALASAQRFRFNLELFEQLLAGVPERIEPIDAQLSRFLDRPIEQVDPVELAILRIGAFEILFSAAIPDGVAINEAVELTKLLGAHEGHKYVNGVLDKIARHQAVARRAAEHPNGDG from the coding sequence ATGGCGAGTCCACGCACCCAGGCGCGCCGCTATGCGGCGCTGGCCCTCTACCAGTGGCGGCTCACCGGTGAGGACCCGATGGCGATCAAGCGCCACATGCTCGACGATCCGACCTGGCTCGATGCCGTCTCGGCGTCGCTGCAAGGCATCGAGGAGGACGAGGCGCTGGCCTCGGCGCAGCGCTTCCGCTTCAATCTCGAACTGTTCGAGCAGCTGCTCGCCGGGGTCCCCGAGCGCATCGAGCCGATCGATGCCCAGCTCAGCCGTTTTCTCGATCGTCCGATCGAGCAGGTCGATCCGGTGGAGCTGGCGATCCTGCGTATCGGTGCCTTCGAGATCCTGTTCTCGGCGGCGATCCCCGACGGGGTGGCGATCAACGAGGCCGTCGAGCTGACCAAGCTGCTCGGCGCCCATGAGGGTCACAAGTACGTCAACGGCGTGCTCGACAAGATCGCCCGTCATCAGGCGGTGGCGCGTCGCGCCGCCGAACATCCCAACGGTGACGGTTGA
- a CDS encoding phosphatidylglycerophosphatase A family protein, whose protein sequence is MTTSPAPERPARAGFDPRRAHHWIAFGLGSGLAPRAPGTFGTLAAIPLYLLFAGLSWPFYVGVLVLATGIGIWACGRTARELGLHDPSAIVWDEFVGFWLTMAVAPAGWGWILVGFLLFRLFDIWKPWPVRLADRHVEGGLGIMLDDLIAGAMAALVLLGAAWLL, encoded by the coding sequence ATGACCACTTCGCCGGCGCCTGAGCGCCCGGCGCGCGCGGGCTTCGACCCGCGTCGCGCACACCACTGGATCGCCTTCGGGCTCGGTTCGGGGCTGGCGCCGCGCGCGCCCGGCACCTTCGGCACCCTGGCGGCGATCCCGCTCTATCTGCTGTTCGCCGGGCTGTCCTGGCCTTTCTACGTCGGCGTGCTGGTGCTCGCCACCGGCATCGGTATCTGGGCCTGTGGGCGCACCGCGCGCGAGCTGGGACTGCACGATCCCTCGGCGATCGTGTGGGACGAGTTCGTTGGTTTCTGGCTGACGATGGCGGTCGCGCCGGCCGGGTGGGGCTGGATCCTCGTCGGGTTCCTGTTGTTCCGGCTGTTCGACATCTGGAAGCCCTGGCCGGTGCGTCTCGCTGATCGTCATGTCGAGGGCGGGCTCGGTATCATGCTCGACGATCTGATCGCCGGTGCCATGGCCGCGCTGGTTCTCCTCGGCGCGGCCTGGTTGCTCTGA
- a CDS encoding riboflavin synthase, which produces MFTGIIQAVGRIARQEPRGGDVRLHIDTADLDLSSTALGDSIAVNGVCLTAVELGAARFAADVSRETLSLTTLGALGQGGAVNLERALTLSTPLGGHLVSGHVDGLGEVLEVGADGRSTRLRIRAPDALARYIAPKGSICLDGTSLTVNRVEGAVFELNIVPHTLEETIIGGYRAGSRVNLEVDLIARYLERLVLGEQAAAPEGEGERITRDFLSRHGFG; this is translated from the coding sequence ATGTTCACCGGAATCATCCAGGCCGTCGGGCGCATCGCGCGCCAGGAGCCGCGCGGCGGCGATGTCAGGCTGCATATCGACACCGCCGATCTCGATCTCTCGAGCACCGCACTCGGCGACAGCATCGCGGTCAACGGTGTCTGTCTGACCGCCGTCGAGCTGGGGGCCGCGCGTTTCGCCGCCGATGTCTCGCGCGAGACCCTGTCGCTGACCACCCTGGGCGCGCTGGGGCAGGGCGGCGCGGTCAACCTGGAGCGCGCGCTCACCCTCTCGACCCCGCTCGGCGGTCATCTGGTCAGCGGTCATGTCGACGGTCTGGGCGAGGTGCTGGAGGTCGGCGCCGACGGCCGCTCGACCCGGCTGCGGATCCGCGCCCCGGACGCGCTGGCGCGCTATATCGCGCCCAAGGGCTCAATCTGTCTCGACGGCACCAGCCTCACCGTCAATCGTGTCGAGGGCGCGGTGTTCGAACTCAACATCGTCCCCCACACCCTGGAGGAGACCATCATTGGCGGCTATCGCGCCGGCAGTCGGGTCAACCTCGAGGTCGACCTGATCGCCCGCTATCTCGAACGCCTGGTGCTCGGCGAGCAGGCCGCCGCACCCGAGGGCGAGGGCGAGCGCATCACCCGCGACTTCCTCAGCCGTCACGGGTTCGGCTGA